A single genomic interval of Anopheles marshallii chromosome 2, idAnoMarsDA_429_01, whole genome shotgun sequence harbors:
- the LOC128718614 gene encoding sterol O-acyltransferase 1-like — MQQKLHENLIDQISESVAMEMKIPIRDLLTDAKELNFPNLERIQLFTDESSNATSKDVQRRALTTKRKLANKVFRARDSPLTDMMAVRHIKTIYHIFVVMLIILFLYTVVHDLVDTGIIYLGFRPIIAGFGKFHIALMLWCCMQTSTFLLYPCFRMWAANHRNCKQGKLWDWTALVLFVSYQCGFIVAAIKAHLWFDLPPASGVTYLMEMTRLLMKAHAFVRSNVPKALISRTSDETIHANTFYVLPSFAMYVYFMFVPTLVYRDEYPRTRQIRWRIVLLHAIEVVGTVLFMSFILERLLAPLYENFGPAQISSGNLIKTLFCSFMPSTLFLLCFFYCSLHAWMNGAAELLRFADRMFYRDWWNESTFAGYIRSWNVVVHDWLYTYVYKDCVEHVFRNCRPLATVAVFTVSAVFHELILAFTFRFFYPVMFVQFEFLGLLLMFVTKRMGKDVGNVLLWLMLSIGNGLHLSLYNMEYYARRNCPDIGDSIVDYMVPVSWSCNGITHNPNWTFTAPWSLP; from the exons ATGCAACAAAAACTGCAC GAGAACTTGATCGACCAAATAAGTGAAAGTGTtgcgatggaaatgaaaattccGATACGTGATCTCTTAACGGATGCTAAAGAGTTAAATTTTCCGAACTTAGAAAGAATACAGCTGTTCACCGATGAATCGTCCAATGCAACGAGTAAGGATGTTCAGCGGCGGGCTTTAACAACGAAAAGAAAGTTGGCCAATAAAGTCTTTAGGGCTCGTGATTCCCCGTTGACGGATATGATGGCGGTGAGACACATCAAAACGATCTATCACATTTTCGTCGTGATGCTGATAATCCTTTTCCTTTACACCGTGGTGCACGACCTTGTGGATACTGGCAT TATCTATCTGGGTTTTCGACCGATCATTGCTGGGTTCGGAAAGTTCCACATTGCACTGATGCTGTGGTGTTGTATGCAAACTTCCACCTTCTTGCTGTATCCCTGCTTCAGAATGTGGGCTGCAAATCACAGGAACTGTAAACAGGGTAA ACTTTGGGACTGGACTGCCCTCGTGCTGTTCGTCTCGTACCAGTGTGGATTTATCGTTGCCGCCATTAAAGCTCACTTATGGTTTGATCTTCCACCAGCAAGTGGTGTGACATACCTCATGGAAATGACTCGCCTCCTAATGAAAGCGCACGCCTTTGTCCGTAGTAACGTACCAAAAGCATTGATAAGTCGTACAAGTGATGAGACGATTCATGCGAACACTTTCTATGTTCTACCATCATTTGCAATGTATGTTTACTTCATGTTTGTCCCCACCTTAGTATACCGGGATGAATATCCACGCACGAGACAGATCCGATGGCGCATTGTACTTCTTCATGCGATTGAGGTAGTAGGAACCGTGTTGTTTATGAGTTTTATCCTGGAACGACTCTTAGCACCATTGTATGAAAATTTTGGCCCTGCTCAGATTAGTTCTGGCAACCTCATAAAGACACTTTTCTGCAGTTTCATGCCCAgcacattgtttttattgtgtttcttCTATTGTTCACTGCATGCGTGGATGAATGGTGCGGCAGAGCTATTGCGATTTGCCGATCGGATGTTCTATCGTGACTGGTGGAACGAGTCCACCTTTGCCGGATACATCCGATCGTGGAACGTGGTGGTGCACGATTGGCTATACACGTACGTGTACAAGGATTGTGTCGAGCATGTGTTCCGTAACTGTAGGCCACTTGCTACGGTGGCCGTGTTTACTGTGTCGGCCGTGTTCCATGAGCTCATACTGGCGTTTACGTTCCGTTTCTTCTATCCGGTAATGTTTGTACAGTTCGAGTTTCTTGGCCTGTTGCTGATGTTTGTCACCAAGCGAATGGGCAAGGATGTGGGAAATGTGCTCCTGTGGTTGATGCTTTCCATAGGGAATGGGTTGCATCTGAGCCTGTACAATATGGAGTACTACGCCCGGCGAAATTGTCCGGATATTGGAGATTCGATCGTCGATTACATGGTGCCTGTATCGTGGTCTTGCAACGGTATAACACACAATCCAAACTGGACCTTCACGGCACCTTGGAGTCTGCCATGA
- the LOC128706969 gene encoding sterol O-acyltransferase 1-like encodes MSDAGSGSESSSSGANEGPVESTVQNAINNRAQREYREEIVKDMAIEKMKQKMHDIVDRMSKDVEKKMDLAVDDLFTEVKQFNLKNYELKQLFNEKATHGMGRDGPRKSAKSGGKLPDKVFMPRNSLLTDLFEVKHIKTIYHIFVVMLIILFLNTVVHDFVDTGSINLGFRPIIAGFGKFHIALMLWCCMQTSTFLLYPCFRMWAANHRNCKQGSIVQRLWDWTALVLFVSYQCGFIVAAIKAHLWFDLPPASGVAYLMEMTRLLMKAHAFVRSNVPRALTNDNKHADCKPASPDTFRGLPSFSTYVYFLFAPTLVYRDEYPRTKQIRWRVVARHALEVIGVVFYISFILERFLAPLFAKFGHAKISSGSFVLSLFGSIMPGSLSFLCAFYSLLHAWMNGAAELLRFADRMFYRDWWNESTFAGYIRSWNVVVHDWLYTYVYKDCVEHVFRNCRPLATVAVFTVSAVFHELILAFTFRFFYPVMFVQFEFLGLLLMFVTKRMGKDVGNVLLWLMLSIGNGLHLSLYNMEYYARRNCPDIGDSIVDYMVPVSWSCNGISHNPNWTITAPWSLQ; translated from the exons ATGAGTGATGCTGGTAGTGGAAGTGAAAGTTCTAGCTCGGGAGCCAATGAGGGTCCGGTCGAATCGACCGTACAAAATGCGATCAACAATCGCG CTCAGCGGGAATATCGCGAGGAGATAGTGAAAGATATGGCCATCGAAAAGATGAAACAGAAAATGCAT GACATTGTCGATCGGATGAGTAAAGatgtggagaaaaaaatggaccTCGCCGTGGATGATCTGTTCACCGAGGTGAAACAGTTCAATCTGAAGAACTACGAGCTCAAACAACTTTTCAACGAAAAGGCGACCCATGGGATGGGCAGAGATGGTCCTCGAAAGAGTGCCAAATCGGGTGGGAAATTGCCCGATAAAGTGTTTATGCCACGGAACTCGTTGCTGACTGATCTGTTCGAAGTGAAACACATCAAAACGATCTACCACATTTTCGTCGTGATGTTGATCATTCTGTTCCTCAATACTGTGGTGCACGATTTTGTGGATACTGGAAG TATCAATCTGGGTTTTCGACCGATCATTGCTGGGTTCGGGAAGTTCCACATTGCACTGATGCTGTGGTGTTGTATGCAAACTTCCACCTTCTTGCTGTATCCCTGCTTCAGAATGTGGGCTGCAAATCACAGGAACTGTAAACAGG GTTCTATCGTTCAAAGACTTTGGGACTGGACTGCCCTCGTGCTGTTCGTCTCGTACCAGTGTGGATTTATCGTCGCTGCAATTAAAGCTCACTTATGGTTTGATCTTCCACCAGCAAGTGGCGTGGCGTACCTCATGGAAATGACTCGCCTCCTAATGAAAGCGCACGCCTTTGTCCGTAGTAACGTGCCGAGAGCATTAACAAACGATAACAAGCATGCCGACTGCAAGCCAGCGTCTCCAGACACTTTTCGTGGCCTACCATCGTTCTCAACCTATGTGTACTTCTTATTTGCACCCACCTTAGTATACCGGGATGAATATCCACGCACGAAGCAGATCCGATGGCGCGTTGTAGCTCGTCATGCGCTTGAGGTGATTGGAGTCGTGTTCTACATCAGCTTCATCCTGGAACGCTTCCTGGCACCTTTATTCGCGAAGTTTGGCCATGCCAAAATTAGTTCCGGTAGCTTCGTCCTGTCACTATTCGGTAGCATTATGCCCGGTTCGTTATCATTCCTGTGTGCCTTCTACAGTTTGCTGCATGCGTGGATGAATGGTGCGGCAGAGCTATTGCGATTTGCCGATCGGATGTTCTATCGTGACTGGTGGAACGAGTCCACCTTTGCCGGATACATCCGATCGTGGAACGTGGTGGTGCACGATTGGCTATACACGTACGTGTACAAGGATTGTGTCGAGCATGTGTTCCGTAACTGTAGGCCACTTGCTACGGTGGCCGTGTTTACTGTGTCGGCCGTGTTCCATGAGCTCATACTGGCGTTTACGTTCCGTTTCTTCTATCCGGTAATGTTTGTACAGTTCGAGTTTCTTGGCCTGTTGCTGATGTTTGTCACCAAGCGAATGGGCAAGGATGTGGGAAATGTGCTCCTGTGGTTGATGCTTTCCATAGGGAATGGGTTGCATCTGAGCCTGTACAATATGGAGTACTACGCCCGGCGAAATTGTCCGGATATTGGAGATTCGATCGTCGATTACATGGTGCCTGTATCGTGGTCTTGCAACGGTATATCGCATAACCCTAATTGGACCATTACGGCACCGTGGAGTCTCCAATGA
- the LOC128708527 gene encoding mucin-6-like, translating into MTKKKPSPQNRIWEKERRERLNKTFEDLQRLLPDHEPTSTLSKVEILQRAIELITKLQKKIKVLVEECNDPLKEHVKEQEQRLKRMLVRNEELAGLLRKAKINVPPCKYTIAEEEIQRQSEEKENGNREKKPAPKQRRTGTAPKKPPVIAKQPPASVASSESLELSVVKCVPSTANGVNIATSSCSSCNILSSTTGAPTLRHFNGIGPGNGVNVTPALHPTPIMTTSVIISNNGNLVQVPIVAPPSSLLIVGNEDVRSKINLKNRPPDASSARYRSKRGKFTIKSIDLIPGRIVNGKIPIPPLRRSTSDTLKSSKAPRLKRKRLIEKCIRLRKSSTPSTTTTRQSKSHDASAAKRARLHEIGKAHNETVAKGDGETQQKENEHELQQSSSLASAISKNASKEQQKDAQSNVNDLARETQLDISLNQTELAEDIFANLHVGPDGSNVHGNNEDGTLSPTAAYLMSFPIVAGGGKAAGNHADTGEGDECHDTTPIEHPPSKSNIISTNEQTNGIILDSFSSYFNYGHIDTMSVGSVPTVGLDVSTLHSIPALATNVSAAVTTASSTITITGSSTKENSFTNFPTIYQSIDNMLDNRPVAANRSTTVGSTNRSLSTDTEFPGSATFTFTLTSNTCTAPTTAQSAIGSTHFYGSSCGALNPVKTVDEFSSVIEKPSIEFTFSLTSTTASQPRNVQSQYTNSTMLATTMTTPSYETYGYFHKTVAKPANYCASFNVLDPLLATEKPATSFTFSLTSSTKTEPAYAQSSIVTVSSTNTTQTYGTPPKLSTKQYHQPTGDNFPAKQTPAAKPDKVSQRTNKGNGLHHQQQNSQNQSQLQPAPQQQTQSKYDVSWMAAGVHNGQSTISSHITQHQQPQQTSYESAPSIEFPTSVGYTTTSNYKSDIFFAHPPGEEHNLTWSSPSKLSNILNDSSSPYFPPVTLPTLNGDLALNTSGGVNSFGGVSAGTSNKPTTVGSCKVATNHVKKSYTHSSSVGTVQNEAPSSGSFLSVSQLVNEPSKSYSSSTNSNVAMGSNSGICTQKPTNNNYSAEALIGNSYSTHSSYPSVGLENGRKDKTFDYGSNTLESAASTAGPLILNFDSFGNSSGMDYNKGYNFGNQQNGYITSSYGETTYNGSGNCGASNSATSASIPYYGKSSVTQGYYNQSNSEGSMLETGSSATVTNYPNTSHPQSMGQDYTPYYLPSFGEKKQYPASTHGGPSEHSGAKSKKSHKPSTTVPAVEYAGHTTVTSTMVSTTMSSSTSSYTYTSLGNVSNNAIIGSSGSLEHSASQMDASLYPNYHHHHRHNYHQQQQQQRLPNQQPGNMASDAYSTSSSATVSRKPSTATTSTASSYHYTQYSSEKMLQPAHHDTHQQQPSAYSASFAGGHHHAHHLNLSSCINPAPAVSYANVHSTQSAYGQTSSSHQGHYYRQAHHQQQHQQLPGMASSTVAPVPNSSSASSSTITNFNLSTICPEINDKTGRSRDGRSAVTSVPGTVAASVPSIIAHW; encoded by the exons ATGACCAAAAAGAAACCCTCTCC ACAAAATCGCATCTGGGAGAAGGAGCGACGGGAACGGTTGAACAAAACATTCGAAGATCTTCAACGTCTTCTTCCTGACCATGAACCAACATCAACGCTCAGCAAGGTGGAAATCCTCCAACGGGCCATTGAGCTTATTActaaactacaaaaaaagatTAAGGTGCTGGTAGAAGAATGTAACGATCCACTGAAAG AACATGTTAAGGAGCAAGAGCAACGTCTAAAGCGGATGCTAGTGAGAAATGAAGAACTGGCGGGATTATTGCGTAAGGCAAAAATTAACGTTCCACCGTGCAAGTATACGATAGCCGAGGAGGAAATACAGCGACAAAGTgaggagaaagaaaatggaaatcgGGAAAAGAAACCGGCACCGAAGCAACGTCGCACCGGAACAGCTCCCAAAAAACCACCTGTGATAGCTAAACAGCCTCCAGCGAGTGTAGCGAGTTCGGAGTCTTTAGAGTTAAGTGTTGTTAAATGTGTTCCATCGACAGCAAACGGAGTGAACATAGCCACCAGTAGTTGCAGTTCTTGTAACATCTTATCTTCTACTACTGGTGCACCTACATTGAGGCACTTCAATGGAATAGGTCCTGGAAATGGTG TGAACGTCACACCTGCTCTACATCCCACACCGATAATGACCACAAGTGTAATAATATCAAACAACGGTAATCTTGTCCAGGTACCAATCGTGGCGCCACCCTCATCCCTGCTAATCGTGGGCAACGAGGATGTTCGATCGAAGATTAATCTTAAAAATCGTCCTCCTGACGCCAGCTCTGCACGATATAGGAGCAAACGGGGTAAATTTACCATAAAATCGATTGATCTTATCCCGGGCAGGATAGTGAACGGCAAGATACCCATACCACCGTTACGAAGAAGCACGTCCGATACCTTGAAATCTTCAAAAGCGCCCAGATTGAAACGGAAGCggttgattgaaaaatgtatAAGATTACGAAAATCCAGCACACCAAGTACTACCACTACTAGACAGAGCAAAAGTCACGATGCATCGGCGGCAAAACGTGCACGGCTCCATGAGATCGGAAAAGCTCACAACGAAACGGTAGCGAAAGGTGATGGCGAAActcaacaaaaagaaaacgaacacgaGCTTCAACAATCGTCTTCGTTAGCATCAGCAATTAGTAAAAACGCATCCAAGGAACAACAGAAAGATGCTCAATCGAATGTGAATGATCTTGCACGGGAAACGCAACTGGATATAAGTTTAAATCAAACTGAACTAGCGGAAGACATTTTTGCAAATCTGCACGTTGGCCCCGATGGTTCGAATGTGCATGGAAATAATGAAGATGGTACCCTATCACCGACCGCAGCTTATCTAATGAGCTTTCCGATTGTAGCCGGTGGTGGAAAAGCAGCAGGCAATCACGCGGATACCGGAGAAGGTGACGAATGTCACGATACGACGCCAATAGAACACCCACCATCGAAGTCTAACATCATTTCAACTAACGAACAAACGAATGGTATAATATTAGATAGTTTTTCATCGTATTTCAACTATGGACACATTGATACGATGAGTGTTGGAAGCGTACCAACAGTGGGGCTTGATGTTTCAACCCTCCATTCGATCCCTGCCTTGGCTACTAACGTATCGGCAGCGGTGACGACAGCATCCAGCACCATTACGATTACTGGCTCCTCCACGAAGGAAAACAGTTTCACCAATTTCCCCACCATTTACCAATCGATAGATAATATGCTTGATAACAGACCTGTAGCAGCAAACAGATCGACAACGGTTGGTTCCACGAATAGATCACTCTCAACGGACACAGAATTCCCCGGCAGTGCAACGTTCACATTCACGCTTACATCTAACACATGTACAGCCCCGACGACGGCACAATCTGCGATCGGTTCGACACATTTTTATGGTTCTTCGTGTGGCGCACTTAACCCGGTGAAAACGGTAGACGAGTTTAGCTCAGTGATCGAAAAACCATCGATCGAATTCACATTCTCGCTAACTAGCACGACCGCTTCACAGCCCCGAAACGTTCAATCTCAGTATACGAACAGTACGATGCTAGCGACAACGATGACCACACCGTCGTACGAGACGTACGGATACTTTCACAAAACTGTTGCCAAACCGGCCAATTATTGTGCATCATTTAATGTGCTCGATCCGTTACTAGCAACCGAAAAGCCCGCCACCAGCTTTACGTTTAGCCTTACGTCCTCTACTAAGACGGAACCAGCATATGCGCAATCCTCGATTGTGACGGTGTCCTCCACCAACACTACGCAAACGTACGGAACGCCACCGAAGCTGTCCACCAAACAATATCATCAGCCAACGGGAGACAACTTCCCGGCCAAGCAAACACCTGCTGCAAAGCCGGATAAAGTCTCCCAGAGGACAAACAAAGGAAACGGCttacatcatcaacaacagaaTTCGCAGAATCAATCTCAGCTACAGCCAGCACCTCAACAGCAGACACAATCCAAGTACGACGTTTCCTGGATGGCAGCAGGAGTACATAACGGCCAATCCACAATTTCATCGCACATCActcaacatcaacaaccacAGCAAACGAGCTATGAGTCTGCCCCCTCGATCGAGTTCCCGACATCGGTAGGATATACCACCACGAGCAACTACAAATCGGACATCTTTTTCGCACAtccaccaggcgaagagcatAACCTAACATGGTCGTCCCCCAGCAAACTATCCAACATATTGAACGATAGTTCTTCTCCATACTTTCCTCCCGTAACGCTTCCCACACTAAATGGCGATTTAGCACTCAACACCTCCGGGGGTGTTAATTCATTTGGCGGTGTGAGTGCTGGCACCAGCAATAAGCCAACTACCGTTGGAAGCTGCAAGGTCGCTACTAATCATGTCAAGAAATCGTACACGCACAGTAGCTCTGTTGGGACGGTACAGAATGAAGCACCATCCAGTGGTAGCTTCCTGTCAGTAAGCCAGCTCGTGAATGAGCCCTCGAAATCCTATTCCAGCAGTACGAACAGCAATGTTGCAATGGGCAGCAATTCCGGCATTTGTACACAGAAACCGACTAACAATAACTATTCCGCCGAGGCTTTGATAGGAAACTCGTACTCCACTCACTCGAGCTATCCATCCGTTGGGCTCGAGAATGGACGGAAGGATAAGACGTTTGATTACGGCTCTAACACGCTGGAGAGTGCTGCAAGTACAGCAGGTCCACTCATACTAAACTTCGATTCGTTTGGAAACTCCTCCGGGATGGATTACAATAAGGGATACAATTTTGGTAACCAGCAAAACGGGTACATTACCTCGTCGTACGGAGAAACCACGTACAACGGGTCCGGGAATTGCGGTGCATCGAACTCTGCCACCTCGGCCAGCATACCTTACTACGGGAAGTCATCAGTAACGCAAGGTTACTACAACCAATCGAATTCGGAAGGTTCAATGTTGGAGACGGGATCTTCTGCAACCGTTACCAACTATCCCAACACCAGCCATCCCCAATCGATGGGACAAGATTATACACCCTACTATCTTCCATCCTTTGGGGAGAAAAAGCAATATCCCGCATCAACTCATGGTGGGCCTTCCGAGCACTCGGGTGCGAAAAGTAAGAAAAGCCACAAACCAAGCACTACTGTTCCTGCGGTGGAATATGCCGGCCATACTACTGTCACCTCTACGATGGTTTCTACCACCATGAGTTCTAGTACCTCAAGCTATACCTACACGTCTTTGGGGAATGTGTCAAACAATGCAATAATTGGATCGTCCGGATCATTGGAGCATAGCGCATCGCAAATGGATGCTTCATTGTACCCAAactaccaccatcatcaccgtcacaactatcaccagcaacagcaacagcaacgattGCCAAATCAACAACCTGGCAATATGGCATCAGACGCTTACAGCACTTCCTCCTCAGCAACGGTCAGTCGCAAGCCTTCGACGGCAACCACCAGCACTGCTTCATCGTACCACTACACGCAATATTCGTCCGAAAAAATGCTCCAACCCGCTCATCACGACACTCACCAGCAACAACCGTCAGCTTACTCAGCATCATTCGCTGGTGGCCACCATCATGCTCATCATTTGAATCTTTCGTCCTGCATAAATCCCGCACCGGCAGTTAGCTATGCGAACGTGCATTCTACACAGTCTGCCTACGGTCAAACGTCCAGCTCCCATCAGGGGCACTACTACCGACAGgcacaccatcagcagcaacaccagcaactaCCGGGCATGGCGTCCAGCACGGTGGCTCCCGTACCCAACAGTAGCAGTGCCTCGAGTAGCACCATAACAAACTTCAACCTGAGCACAATATGTCCGGAAATTAACGACAAAACTGGTCGCTCAAGGGATGGCCGATCAGCTGTAACGTCCGTACCGGGAACGGTAGCTGCATCCGTTCCCTCTATAATAGCACATTGGTAA
- the LOC128719048 gene encoding facilitated trehalose transporter Tret1-2 homolog, with the protein MKITESYSPEDRWVPQDATCLETELCLPDGIIRSGNEQDSQETGPMLLSQHNKIKVKESSDEKETTKHANEHCTKLNEPYYTDSKQNRTLAEVVTVSTTKGVFHQLLLTSAVLLLAAACGMPIGYSAVLLPQLYDTNETLSIDIEMGSWIASVHSLATPIGSFASGPIMDRWGRRPALLLAIVPLFTGWVLLATASSHFLLLLGRVVAGISVGLIAAPAQILLAEIAEPRLRGLLIGAPFVSYSLGILLVYALGSQFHWREVAWGGTVLPLLSFVALFFAPESPVWLARNDQPDRASAALTWLRGCPLQAKQELHKLTERFEEEQQQNNGRPQRFWKSLGEIAIIKPLIIINAFHVLQILSGTYLVVFYAVDIISDLGGSDINSIQAAVLTAIVRLAFTLLYCFLLLMMPRRLMVTLSGLGSGLSCVAIAAFMYIRADEPKTQYDTYVAAILILIYIGANTGFMTMPGIMIGELLPAKIRGQIAGYLFTIFNLLLFGVAKGFPYAKAALKTRGLFLMFGFASFGASLLLFFLLPETKGRTLHDIEDYFQQRNWLWMNRKRAPKERSVGGEEGRPLSNE; encoded by the exons ATGAAGATAACAGAAAG CTATTCACCAGAAGATCGCTGGGTGCCACAGGATGCCACATGCCTAGAAACGGAGCTATGTCTACCGGATGGTATAATACGCTCCGGTAACGAACAGGATTCGCAAGAAACCGGTCCAATGCTACTATCGCAgcacaataaaatcaaagtgAAAGAATCATCGGATGAAAAGGAAACGACAAAACACGCAAACGAGCACTGCACAAAACTCAACGAACCGTACTATACcgacagcaaacaaaatcgcACCCTTGCGGAGGTTGTTACCGTGTCTACAACGAAAGGCGTATTCCATCAg TTGCTGCTCACATCTGCCGTGCTACTTCTGGCTGCCGCCTGTGGTATGCCAATTGGCTACTCAGCTGTCCTATTGCCACAACTCTACGATACCAACGAAACCCTGTCGATCGATATTGAGATGGGTTCATGGATTG CGAGCGTACATAGCCTGGCGACACCAATCGGATCGTTTGCCTCCGGTCCTATCATGGATCGTTGGGGACGACGTCCCGCTCTCTTGCTAGCCATCGTACCGCTCTTCACCGGTTGGGTGCTACTCGCTACAGCATCATCTCATTTCCTACTTCTCCTGGGGCGTGTAGTAGCTGGAATCTCCGTAGGATTAATCGCTGCACCGGCACAA ATTCTGCTGGCAGAAATAGCGGAACCACGGTTACGTGGCCTTCTGATCGGTGCACCGTTCGTGTCCTATTCGCTCGGCATTCTGCTCGTGTACGCTCTCGGTAGCCAGTTCCACTGGCGTGAAGTTGCCTGGGGTGGTACGGTGCTACCATTGCTGTCCTTCGTTGCGCTGTTCTTCGCACCAGAATCACCTGTGTGGCTTGCCCGCAACGATCAGCCCGATCGTGCCTCGGCAGCACTAACCTGGCTCCGTGGCTGTCCGTTACAGGCGAAGCAGGAGCTACACAAACTTACGGAACGGTTCGAGGaagaacagcagcaaaacaatggCCGGCCGCAACGGTTCTGGAAATCGCTTGGTGAAATCGCCATTATTAAACCGCTCATCATCATTAACGCATTCCACGTGCTGCAAATTCTCTCCGGCACGTATCTCGTCGTATTCTACGCCGTGGACATCATTTCCGATCTGGGCGGCAGTGATATCAACTCCATTCAGGCAGCCGTACTTACAGCGATCGTGCGTCTTGCATTTACACTCCTATACTGCTTCCTGCTGCTAATGATGCCACGCCGGCTAATGGTTACGCTCAGCGGTCTCGGTTCCGGATTGAGTTGCGTGGCGATCGCAGCATTCATGTACATACGTGCCGATGAACCAAAAACCCAGTACGACACGTATGTCGCCGCGATACTTATATTGATCTACATCGGTGCCAACACCGGCTTTATGACCATGCCCGGCATAATGATCGGTGAACTGTTGCCAGCAAAAATACGTGGCCAAATAGCGGGCTATCTCTTTACCATCTTCAACctgttgctgtttggtgtGGCGAAAGGATTTCCATACGCTAAAGCAGCACTCAAAACGCGAGGTCTGTTCCTTATGTTCGGTTTCGCCTCGTTCGGTGCATCGCTGctgttgttctttttgctACCTGAAACCAAAGGACGCACGCTGCACGACATTGAGGATTACTTCCAGCAGCGAAATTGGCTCTGGATGAATCGGAAACGTGCTCCGAAAGAGCGGTCCGTTGGTGGCGAAGAAGGACGACCACTGTCGAACGAGTGA